TGTTTGCCAAAAAAGAGACTGCATTCAGAAAACGTAATCAGGGTGCGTctgaattttaaatgttgatctGATCGAAGCAAGGGACAGGGTGAGACGCTTTCCATCACTTTAAATTTCTTCAACGATCAAAACAACGATGCATTCAACAGGTCTATCAACGTTTTTTTAGATTAaggctttttattatcatttatccTAATATAAATctagaaaataaacacatctcaGGTCATTTTTGttagattatatatatatatagatatatatatatatatctatatatatatattcagccAGTTTAAGGTCTAATGGTGGTGTTTTTTTCTCGTTTATTTGTGCTGAAAAACATCAGCGGTTGAACCAGTTAAACTGGATGTTTTAGCGATTGGTATTTCCCTCGATCCCCTCCCCTTTGCGTGATTTCCTAGCATTCGTTGAACTGTTTGTTTGAAAGCCTGTGGTTCGATGAGACATCATCCCCAAACCAGTCAGAGGAGCAGCTCGAAATATTAATACGCTACAATAACCAAACTCAAGATTTCCCTCTTCCCTTTGTAGAGTGATGTATACAAATATACGTTCATTGGCgttctgaaaaaacaaacaaacattagaaCCTAATTTTcataaagagagggaaaaaagataAGCATATGCCGTGATGATCCAAAGCTTAATATTATCCAACCCTGATTTATACTAATCTTTGCCTGTATTCATTGGTTTATAAGTTAAAATGTATCCATCAACGTAATGGCTTTCATTCTGCATGCAGAGAAGTCAAACTTTTTAAAGTCTCTTCACTGCTGATTAACTTAAATACGTCCTTCGTTGAGCCGCTCATGAAGCTTTCAGGCCATGACACCTCCCATCCCTCCCAGCTCTACCAGCGCGTGCTCCGAAGTAACCGGCAGAGAGCGCTGTAATACAATCATACTTAATCACACTTTTCCCTGTCAGAACCAGGACGCTGCCTGTACCAACTCTTCATGATCCATGACATCATCCCTTTATTTCTtcttaattattaaaaaataaatacggTAAAAACTAAATTCTCTTTAGGTGATAAAAATTAATTAGAATGttatggaaaaaaacattttataatttgATGCTTAAATGGGACAAATAACCCCTAAGAATGTCTAACCCTGAAACCACAAAAATATccttatattaaaaaaacaatgaagttatCCAAACTATACATATATAATTATATCTGTATTATGGGGAGCACTTAAACCGCCCTTAGACTGTTAGGCCAAGGCGCACCAACTGCCCAATAATTTCTAATAGCCCACTTTTTAACTTGTCACCTAGTAAAGGAATGATGAAGAAATTGACTTCATGTAAGTTATTTGTTTTAGGTACTTTGCACAAGAACATAAGAAATTTGcagtaggtaaaaaaaaaaaatttaatattaaataaaataaaaaatattaagtcttattcCAGAGtattataatattttaaaatctctcACCCCtaaatattttccttttttatgtcAGATGTATTTTTAAACAGTTGTATGCACCCCATGCGCACATCTGACATTTAGACTGAGGAGAACTCTGAGCTTGAAAAAAAGAGTCTTGTGTACTTCAGGTCAGACTCGGCTTCTTGGTTGTATGATAACAGCAAAGTATTTTCAGGTCCACAAATGGTCCTTTTTTTCACATTGCAAGCTTTTAAAGTGCAACACAACAGGAAGCAAAAATATTACTTGGCTACATGCACCAGTGTCTTAACATAGAAATGAGAGTCAAGGTCAAATTTAAATTCTTGACAAAACCAAGCTATAGGATTCAATTACAAAGTTAACTAAAAACTCTACAGTCTGTGTCGATGAAACGTGAAATCAAATACCACACATAACATGCTAATGcagctaaaaacaaaaaaaaacaaatgcattACCATATACTCTTAACTTCATGCACTGTATGTGAGCCTAAAATACAACAAGTATGTCAGTTTAAAATTTACAGCAGCACCTATACAGGAAGGACCCCTGTGTGGGTAAGCCCACAAATACTATAAACCCTGAACATCAGACACTTCATGTGACATCAGAGATGGACAATAAACAAGACACAACGCACACAAAGTAGGAGGGAGGTGAGAGGGTAGATAAAGCCCCGTGACATTACTGGCCCCACTCCACTATCAAGTGCATTAATCTCACGACAGTCTCAGAGGAGGGTCCCATCTCAAAGTTGTTATTAGCGCTGTGTGGGGGCAGATATATCTGTGAACAAGGTCACTGGCAGTGGACTTTCTGCACGTGGCAGTAGAAGGTAAGGTCtgcagctcatttctcaatcaaacAATCTCTTCAGGTGTTAAAAGCCAAAGGAGAATTTCAAGACGATACCACTACTTCCTTTATCTCATCACTGAACAATTCATGATTTAAGACTCAGTAAACATTAGGGATAGCATTTTCTCTTTGCTAAGATATGGGAAGAAAGTATCATACTTTCAAAAATCAATATACTCTGAATACAAAACTTAAAATTGCTGCGCTGTAATCTGTAAAGAATTGcttgaggaagaggaagtgttGCTTGTTAGTATCTGTGAGATTATTTAGGACATCATTTTTCTATCCTACAAATGTAActgtaaaataaagataattttggGCCCAACCtgtaataaaatgaacaaaagggATATTTTTGTGATAAGAATCTCCTGCAATATCTTATCAAGTATGTGTTCAGGACAGGAGCGCATGAACAGTTTTTTGTTCTTACACTAGATTAATAGTTCTGGCTGTGTTCTGTTGTCTTTCACTCTGTTTGAGCAGTTATTTCTATCAGAAAGGCCCGATGAGGCACAGCCATTACAACTTAAGTCAGACTGTAAATGCTGTCGTCTGCATCATCACTTCACATGCTCCATAAGtgtagaaatacaaataaaatgaagtaaacACATTTGTATCTAGTAAGGGGGAAGTGAGATTTTATAGAAGTTCAAAAATATAAACGTTAGAATAACTAAGAGTTTTAGAGTTATACTAGTTTGAGAAGAGaggatattaaaatattaaaggtCATAGACTCTTGTCAGGGCCTATAGTGCCACAGTTGTTCTGAAATACTTCTGATggttatgtgtttgtttgatccTTATCTTCCCAATCTTTAAAACACTGTCCATGCAAAACTCAGAAAGAGTCAAGGgacaaattgaattaaaatctACTGGTACATGTTATGATTAAAATAGCACAATACATGGCGGGATTTATTAAATTTAAGATAACGTTATAACacttatagaaaaaaaatgtccaacttCACCATATCAATCTTTCATGGtggacaatttaaaaaatgatatacttttttttccattccatGTAGGTGTAGTACAATATTAAGGagactaaataaaatgtaatagtGGACCCATCATTTCTAGCACGATATCCTCGCTCTCAACACTTTCTGACAGTAAGAATAGTGCATTTACCTGCTTCCTTTTCATGATGCTGTAAATGCTCTGATTCATTAATTGGACTGACGGCAGCTTCACAATATTCAGATTCAAATTCAGAATAATTTTATTAGtcccagaagggcaattcagttttacagtcaacctgtccatagtacaaaatacacagtaaaggaaataaataacacgtcGGGACATCAGCAACTACCACAACCAGTGACCGTACAGCAGAGCGGGATGCTTAGTAGTTCTGGATTTATTCTGTCTTTGGTGCATTTAGCAGCCTTATGGCGGTAGGAATAAAAGAATATATatgaatgttacatttttattatgcttctctttaaaacacacaaatagcACAGGGAAGTGTTTATGTATTCATGCTGCACTTCAAGGAATTCCCTGGTTAACGGACAATTTAAGACAAGAATGGTGGAAGATTCTTTTATTCCGCAGAGAGCATTTATTTACTCTTATTTCCATAATGGCAGTTAACAGGTGACATGAATATTGAGGTCAAAAGCCACATAGAATGGACTGACCAACTATTCCTCCAATGGATAGTTATTTTAACAGCAGGGCACTCTGCAACACAACAGCAGATGGTAGAGTATAAGAAAACGGATAGACTCTAAAAGAAGAAGTTTGAGAGTTCCTTACTAAAAAGCAGCCTGGATATAAATAGTCAATAAAAAACAGGTGCAAATGTGCAGAGCAGTATGGTGAGCAGGCCCCAAGAGATTTCACTCAGGAACCCtcgcttttttattttctctctctctctgattattgttttctctcttgctgctgctttttttcagGGCCTGCTTTAGCTCAGAGTGTAAAATGCCTAGTCCTTGTGTGTTGCCTCACACAACTCTGCAGGTGTGCATGTTTAGAAggacaaggacacacacacacacacacacacacacacacacacacacacacacacacacacacacacacacacacacacacacacacacacacacacacacacacacacacacacacacacacacacacagcgggtCTGCTCCCTTACTCGGCACAGGCGTGATTATATTTTTAACCTGTTGTGCTCTCACCACTGTTCAGGATGCATTGCCTCTTTGAAGCTTTTTGTTTTGAGGCTTCTGACTTAGTCTGACTGGCTCGTCAGAGATACAACTATAGGAGTATAAAATGTTGTGTGGataacagaaataaaatgacatCTTGCAGCTAAACGGGACACTGCATTATAATTTTGAGGTTACAGACTGTGAAGTGGTTTGTGCTTCAGAGAGTTCCTCTTGTGTGAAATCCTGAGTGACAGTTTCTTTTGCAGCTTATTTATAAGGTGTCACATGTAGCATGCGACTAGAACATAATATCTTATGTGTTGTTTATATGAATAGGGTGTGAAGAAAGCATCAATGAGATAAAAGGCATATGTGGAGGcttaatgtgtgagtgtgtgtttctgggtATCAGTGCACGCACAAGGGTCTGACTGTGGTTTCAACACGATGTTCCCCCACTCTGCACAGCTTAACATGAAACTACCCAAACCCACACAAATGAAAGAGACTATATGAACAGCTGCTTTTGTCTCTGACTACTTCTTTAAAACATTAGATTTACTTTCCACAACAAAAAGGGTGAACCCTCACTAGAAGACAGAAGTGAGGCAACTAAATTCAAGATAATTTGAAAAGCTCAATTGATCACAAATTGCTTATAAGCatgtttttgaaagcactgAGCTGAAGTTAAATGATGCTGCACTATGTCATGGCTGTAAAAATCATAATGACAAGACAAACACATTAGCCCGCATTCTTCTTTGCCTACTCAATGTGTCCCTTTATGTTTAGCCGTGTGGTCTAGACAGGTAGAGGATGAGATGAGTTCAGGGAGAGGTGTTTGAGTGCTGGAGGTTAGATTTGACTGAGTAGTCTCTGAAGCTTTCCAGATTCCTCTGGCCTCGAGctatctttaaaaaacatcctTGAAGGTACAGCTTACAAACACATACGTGGTGAAACTAAGGTAAATATAAACCTATGATGTAAGATTTTTGACACTATTTGTcatcaaagaaaaaagaaattccATTTTTATATATTGATTCAACTCCTACTCAGTTGTTACGGGAAAGCTGTTCTTTTAACACATGAGCCCTCTTGATGTAGGAATACAAATGTTTATGTCTTACACTGGAGAAAGCACTGGATATCCAGGTGCACAGCATCACATGTCAAATGATAGTCAGTAGTATGAAAATGTGAACTCTACTGGTAAAAGCAGGCAATATGGATCAGCATACAAGGGTAACAGTTTGCTGTTCTGTAAGCAAAACCACACATAGCCATTTTCAAATCTAATTTTAGGGGGCAccttggcctagtggtttaagcatgcgccccatatacaggtTGCTGGCTCAACTCCTGGTCTCAACTATCTCtattctccacatttcctgtctctcttcagttatCCTTTCAAATAAAAGTCAAAAGTGACAAATATAttgaaagtaaataaataaataaataaaactagtTTTAGGAAAAATTGTCACCActaaatgtttactttttccAAGCAATCAAAATAGTGAGACATTTATAGATTATAGCGGCACTTTTTGTGCATTCCTGAAAATAGTTAAATCTTTTTGTAACTCATGAGACAAGGTGTTTATTATGTAAAATGACTATTTAAATTTGATAGTGTTTTTGAGAATTATTACAGTGTCAAAAAACTACAACATTGCATTACTCTACAGGCTCTAATTATTTCTGTGTTAAGAAATAGTACTAGTACTAGTACTAATTTGGTTGGGGCACTGGTTAGCCTAGCAGTTTAAGAGCCCATTCCATACACCGAGttccaatctcaatgtcctccctgagccctgagccctgagccctgagccctgagccctgagccctgagccctgagccctgagccctgagccctgagccctgagccctgagcccttcttgacttaattgatgtcacctggaaagtgattgaagGCAGGAGGTtgtaagggctcaaaactgTATAACtaggaatgggacagcactttgcgaCTTCTCATGTGACCTGCATGACTCATGTAGCTCATCTTAGCAGCATTAAttaaaaagttatatatttttgggactttttgcctttattagctAGGACAgttgaaaaaagacagaaaacgtggggagtggagagtgggtgGGGGCATGCGGGAGATGGTCGCGGCCGGgggtcgaaccggcgacctctgcaatgaggactgtagcctctgtatgtggggcgcttacaCTGCTAGTCCACAGGCGCCCCAGCATTAGGAATTTTATTGCATAATTTCCTCAAATTCAACGCTCTCaagtgactgactgacagactgccatgtgatccagacTCTTACAGTACAGAgtgcttaaccacaacatttaaaatatatgaatatataattCATACTGTATCATGtttgaagataaatagatttaggccgattaaggctgttttctatatttatatttacagacAAAGTTTTTGTATCCCCAACATTCATTGCACCTATCATGCTTCTTGTTTACCctatctctttttttatttcttgttactTCATTCGTTTGCCATTCCATGCTCGAGgtcttcccctgggaatcctgtgTTTAACATCACAATTCTCTGAACTCtaggtaattcccttacgctaagtctgcaaaaaggCCCACTTACGGAAAGAAGGCGTAAAGGTCTCAAAAAGtctgtgagagatccctcacacacttgaagatttgaAAGTGAGACAGCCCTAAGCCGTGCCTCAAAGTCAGTTAGTGTGTGAGtttggacattgagattgggcaaGAGGCTACAGTCCACATCACACTGGTAACTGGTTCAATTTCCGGTTACGTCCCCTTGTTGCATGTCATCtgctgctctctactccccagattccttcctctctttagCTGTTCTATCtaacaaaagcaaaaatgccACAAAATATAACTAGAACAAAAGCATACTTCTCTTTCTTATTTTAGTTATAACTGAGAAGCCCGGGTCAAATCAGATAAGGTTGCTATAATCTAAGAAAGAAGTATATGTGTTACTGAAGTGCAAGAGATAATCTCTATTTTTCCTTATTTCAGGTTTTGTGGATTGTTTCTCATTTTCATCCGCCATGGAGGTCCTGTCACTATCTTTACATGGAGGCCAAGACAGCCATGTTTTACAAGCAGAAAATGAGCTGGTACGTAAAGGACTCCGTCGCAAACGAGAGTTCATACCTGAGGAGAAGAAGGACGCCCTCTACTGGGAGAAGCGTCGAAAGAACAACGAGGCAGCCAAGCGATCCAGAGAGAAGCGGAGGATGAACGACTACGTAGTGGAGAGTCATCTTATGGCcctgaaagaagaaaacacacgACTTAGTGCTGAACTACTGGCGCTCAAGCTTCACTTCGGCCTGGTCCATCCTGCAGCCTACACCGCTCACCAGAGTAACCAATTACAACACAGTGTTCACAGCAGCAGCCAGCCAATCACTAACACGCACCACCCGTCTCTACACAGGGACTACTACTGGGTTGGCAGAGACTCTTCTGTTATCCCTCGCCACCCGTCATCACccccttttttatttcctgcatATACTCTCCAACCCCTGAGAGGCTTTCCATATTTGAACCCATCCAGTACTGCTAGCTCTGGCCTCCTCACTCCCCTTGTCCTCCCTCGAAATGTCCTTCCCACCCACTCATCCTGTCCTGCACCCCCTCTACTGAAGCCTGTTCCAACTAGAGGTACCTCAGATGAGGAGAAAGAGCAGCACGTCCCAGGGGTGCTGCCCCTGTACTGCTCTGCTCCACCTTGCAAAGTCTCATCAAGGGGAGACAGAAACAACTCTCCACCACATTACACGTCCAACTGATGGTCAACTATTCAGGTTGTTTTGATGTAACTTCTCTTTATATACTGCCAAAAACTCCTACCTACACAGCAACTTTGCTGATGAAAAAAGGTCTCTAAGCATTTCAATATGATCCATTTATGTACAAATTCATAATACACTGCGCTCTATCATAAATAGAGCACTGAGGCTACTTTAGCTCCCCTCTGTGTGAACCTTCTTCAGCATCTTAAAGCTCAGTACAGGTTCAACTGTGTAATTATATTCTTAAGTAAGAGGCAAACAAGCTATCCAAGTGCCAAAAACTGTGACAGAACTATGATAGATATGTGTCCCCATTTGGATTGTGTTGATGTATGAAACTAACATGGTGCTCAGGCTGTAAACTAACAATGTTATGAAAAGCAGACTATGAAAAACCAACATCATGATTGACATTGATGTTGGTGACAAATTTAAAGACTGAAGTATGATGATGTATTTCTTTTGGGTGTTTTTATGTATATTATAATAATCAAACCTTGCAGATGATATTGTGATTTAAATATGTCTTTATAAAAAAGATTAAAGCAGTCAGTTTGGAGAACTGTGAACAAGGTCTTGGGTTTATTTTGTCTTAAAATGCACGTTCtcacatacataaaaaaaaaataaacgtTTCTTTTCTCCATAGTCCTGAAATTGATGGCTTTGCCGTAAGTAAATTATTGCATTAGGTTACAGAAACAGCAGCCACCTACACTTTTTCTCATGCCGCAATTTGCTGTTTCTCACAGTGTAGTTGTGAGTCAGTAGCAGGACTCCAGATTACAGCAGGCTGTTGGCTCTTTGCCTGACAGTGCTGATGCTAACATTGCTGCTGACCATCCAAACAGCCAGTCCTGCTGGTTCAATGCAAACTCAAAAAATAAACAGCT
The genomic region above belongs to Notolabrus celidotus isolate fNotCel1 chromosome 2, fNotCel1.pri, whole genome shotgun sequence and contains:
- the nfil3-4 gene encoding nuclear factor, interleukin 3 regulated, member 4, which encodes MEVLSLSLHGGQDSHVLQAENELVRKGLRRKREFIPEEKKDALYWEKRRKNNEAAKRSREKRRMNDYVVESHLMALKEENTRLSAELLALKLHFGLVHPAAYTAHQSNQLQHSVHSSSQPITNTHHPSLHRDYYWVGRDSSVIPRHPSSPPFLFPAYTLQPLRGFPYLNPSSTASSGLLTPLVLPRNVLPTHSSCPAPPLLKPVPTRGTSDEEKEQHVPGVLPLYCSAPPCKVSSRGDRNNSPPHYTSN